A single Microbacterium protaetiae DNA region contains:
- a CDS encoding zf-HC2 domain-containing protein codes for MTDCGCEKARKDLEEYLRNEVCKTEAADIREHLESCPGCRDEALVSRTLTEVLARSCREAAPEELRDMVLSRLRAEHTVAG; via the coding sequence ATGACCGATTGCGGTTGTGAGAAGGCCCGCAAAGACCTCGAGGAGTACCTGCGCAACGAAGTGTGCAAGACCGAGGCCGCCGACATTCGTGAGCACCTCGAGTCGTGCCCCGGATGCCGCGACGAGGCGCTCGTCTCGCGCACGCTGACCGAAGTGCTGGCGCGGTCGTGCCGGGAGGCAGCGCCCGAAGAGCTGCGGGACATGGTCCTGAGCCGCCTGCGCGCGGAGCACACCGTCGCCGGCTGA
- the aroA gene encoding 3-phosphoshikimate 1-carboxyvinyltransferase codes for MTDYRYSHTPGTRVSAASSDTGPWRAPAASGPLEATVTVPGSKSLTNRELVLAALADGPSTLHEPLHSDDSARMIDALRVLGVGVEPIAGQGAFGDDLQITPLAASPTSGEIDCGQAGTVMRFLAPVTGLVEGEITLTAHSTALHRPMGAMIKALRDLGVDVDDEGRWALPFTVRGHGQIRGGEVTIDASATSQFVTGLLLAAPRFDIGLRLIHEGDRLPSMPHIDMTIESLAHRGVNVERPSGTEWVVPAGPIRGKDVHVEPDLSNAAPFLAAAMVAGGRVSVSGWPVHSTQPGALLPDILSVMGARTQRRGGALHVTAGDRIAGVDLDLSAAGELTPTLVGLAALADAPTTIHGIGHIRRHETDRIAALVENLRALGGEAEELDDGIRIIPRRLHGGVWLAHHDHRIATTGALLGLAVDGVEVDDIGTTAKTMPEFPQLWARMLGDESGDAAA; via the coding sequence ATGACCGACTACCGGTATTCCCATACCCCCGGAACACGTGTGTCCGCCGCTTCGTCCGACACCGGCCCCTGGCGCGCCCCGGCGGCCTCCGGACCGCTCGAAGCCACCGTCACCGTGCCGGGTTCGAAGTCCCTCACCAATCGCGAATTGGTGCTCGCCGCGCTCGCCGACGGGCCGAGCACCCTGCACGAGCCACTGCATTCCGACGATTCGGCCCGCATGATCGATGCGCTGCGCGTGCTGGGGGTCGGCGTCGAGCCGATCGCCGGCCAGGGCGCGTTCGGCGACGATCTGCAGATCACGCCGCTGGCGGCATCCCCCACATCGGGTGAGATCGACTGCGGCCAGGCCGGAACCGTCATGCGCTTTCTCGCGCCGGTCACCGGGCTAGTCGAGGGTGAGATCACCCTGACCGCACACAGCACCGCCCTGCACCGCCCGATGGGCGCCATGATCAAGGCGCTGCGCGATCTGGGGGTCGATGTCGACGACGAGGGCCGCTGGGCGCTGCCGTTCACGGTGCGCGGGCACGGGCAGATCCGCGGGGGCGAGGTGACCATCGACGCGAGCGCGACCAGCCAGTTCGTCACCGGCCTGCTGCTGGCCGCTCCGCGGTTCGACATCGGTCTGCGCCTCATCCACGAGGGCGACCGGCTGCCCAGCATGCCCCACATCGATATGACGATCGAGTCCCTCGCCCACCGCGGCGTGAACGTCGAGCGCCCCAGCGGCACCGAGTGGGTCGTTCCGGCCGGGCCGATCCGCGGCAAAGACGTGCACGTCGAACCCGACCTCTCCAACGCCGCGCCGTTCCTGGCCGCAGCGATGGTGGCCGGCGGCCGCGTGTCGGTCAGCGGGTGGCCGGTGCACTCCACCCAGCCGGGCGCGCTGCTGCCCGACATCCTGTCGGTGATGGGCGCCCGCACGCAGCGGCGCGGCGGCGCCTTGCACGTGACCGCCGGCGACCGCATCGCCGGCGTCGATCTCGATCTGTCTGCGGCGGGCGAGCTCACACCCACCCTGGTCGGACTCGCCGCCCTGGCCGATGCACCCACGACCATCCATGGCATCGGACACATCCGCCGGCACGAGACCGACCGGATCGCTGCCCTCGTCGAGAACCTGCGCGCGCTCGGCGGCGAGGCCGAAGAGCTCGACGACGGCATCCGCATCATCCCCCGGCGGCTGCACGGCGGGGTGTGGCTCGCCCACCACGACCACCGCATCGCCACCACCGGCGCGCTGCTGGGGCTCGCCGTCGACGGGGTCGAGGTCGACGACATCGGCACGACTGCGAAGACCATGCCCGAATTCCCGCAGCTGTGGGCCCGCATGCTCGGCGACGAGTCGGGGGATGCCGCGGCATAG
- the bcp gene encoding thioredoxin-dependent thiol peroxidase, which translates to MTTLHPGDPAPDFTLLDQDGRSVSLHDLRGQKVVLYFYPAAMTPGCTTEACDFRDSIASLGGAGYTVVGISRDTPAKLREFRERDALTFPLLSDPDHAVHDAYGAWGEKMNYGKKIEGVLRSTFVIDDDGALTLALYNVKATGHVARLRKTLGIDQ; encoded by the coding sequence ATGACCACGCTGCATCCTGGAGACCCTGCCCCCGACTTCACGCTTCTCGACCAGGACGGCCGTAGCGTCTCGTTGCACGATCTGCGCGGCCAGAAGGTCGTGCTCTACTTCTATCCCGCGGCCATGACACCGGGATGCACGACCGAGGCATGCGACTTCCGCGACAGCATCGCCTCCCTGGGCGGGGCCGGCTACACCGTGGTCGGAATCTCGCGCGACACCCCCGCCAAACTCCGCGAGTTCCGCGAGCGCGACGCACTGACCTTCCCGCTGCTGAGCGACCCCGACCACGCGGTGCACGACGCGTACGGTGCGTGGGGCGAGAAGATGAACTACGGCAAGAAGATCGAGGGCGTGCTGCGTTCGACGTTCGTGATCGATGACGACGGCGCGCTCACCCTCGCGCTGTACAACGTGAAGGCGACCGGGCACGTGGCCCGGCTGCGCAAGACGCTCGGCATCGACCAGTAG
- the rsgA gene encoding ribosome small subunit-dependent GTPase A — protein sequence MSWLDDTDDDEPEFDETDVRVRPNPKANRPRTKRRPAHSDAVLARVLGVDRGRYTVLVDEDSPDEHEVTATRARELRRQAIVTGDIARVVGDTSGQEGTLARIIGLAERTTLLRRSADDTDQVERVVVANADQMLVVVAAADPEPRARLVDRYLVAALDAGIRPLLVVTKTDLADPTEFLRHFDGIDLRVFRSSRGQMPLAEIGAALVGHSTVFVGHSGVGKSTLVNALVPDAQRATGHVNEVTGRGRHTSSSTVSLRYRGLDGNGWVIDTPGVRSFGLGHVDPNHIIDAFTDLADVASQCPRGCTHLPDAPDCALNEAVASGVLGPAAAGRLDSLQRLLVTFAEVAHEH from the coding sequence ATGAGCTGGCTCGACGACACCGACGACGACGAACCCGAGTTCGACGAGACCGACGTGCGCGTCCGCCCGAATCCGAAGGCGAACCGGCCTCGCACCAAACGCCGCCCGGCACATTCCGACGCCGTGCTGGCCCGCGTGCTCGGCGTGGATCGCGGCCGTTACACCGTGCTCGTGGACGAGGACTCCCCCGACGAGCACGAGGTCACCGCCACCCGCGCCCGCGAGCTGCGGCGCCAGGCGATCGTCACCGGCGACATCGCCCGCGTCGTCGGTGACACCAGCGGCCAAGAGGGCACCCTCGCGCGCATCATCGGCCTGGCCGAGCGCACCACCCTGCTGCGGCGCAGCGCCGATGACACCGACCAGGTGGAACGGGTCGTGGTCGCCAACGCCGATCAGATGCTCGTGGTCGTGGCCGCCGCCGACCCCGAACCGCGCGCGCGGCTCGTCGACCGCTACCTCGTGGCGGCACTGGATGCCGGCATCCGGCCCCTGCTCGTGGTGACCAAGACCGATCTGGCCGACCCGACCGAGTTCCTTCGCCACTTCGACGGGATCGACCTGCGCGTGTTCCGCAGCTCCCGCGGCCAGATGCCGCTCGCCGAGATCGGCGCGGCCCTGGTCGGGCACTCGACGGTGTTCGTCGGGCACTCCGGCGTCGGCAAGTCCACACTCGTGAACGCTCTCGTGCCCGACGCGCAACGGGCGACCGGACATGTCAACGAGGTCACCGGGCGGGGCCGGCACACGTCGAGTTCAACGGTGTCGCTGCGCTACCGCGGCCTCGACGGCAACGGCTGGGTGATCGACACCCCCGGTGTGCGCTCGTTCGGTCTCGGTCACGTGGACCCGAACCACATCATCGATGCCTTCACCGACCTGGCCGACGTCGCCAGCCAGTGCCCCCGCGGCTGCACGCACCTGCCCGATGCCCCCGACTGTGCGCTCAACGAAGCCGTCGCCTCGGGCGTGCTGGGGCCCGCCGCCGCCGGGCGGCTGGACTCGTTGCAGCGGCTGCTGGTGACCTTCGCCGAGGTCGCACACGAGCACTGA
- a CDS encoding WhiB family transcriptional regulator: MDWRDKAACLTVDPELFFPVGNTGPAVEQIEKAKAVCARCTVTEICLQYALETGQDSGVWGGLSEDERRALKRRAARARRAS, encoded by the coding sequence ATGGATTGGCGCGACAAAGCCGCTTGCCTCACTGTCGACCCGGAGCTGTTTTTCCCGGTCGGCAACACCGGTCCTGCCGTCGAGCAGATCGAGAAGGCGAAGGCGGTGTGCGCGCGATGCACGGTCACCGAGATCTGCCTGCAGTACGCCCTCGAGACCGGTCAGGACTCGGGCGTGTGGGGCGGCCTGTCTGAAGACGAGCGCCGCGCTCTCAAGCGCCGCGCCGCACGCGCGCGTCGCGCCTCCTGA
- a CDS encoding sensor histidine kinase, translating to MSTLTDLVYAQGLSNEADVEWLHRLAGDGQLLADLASADVVMWVPTADAEFTAVAHTRPGGAATLFYRDIVGERVRPQWRAQVRSAYASGQIVDSASPDWFEETPTRVRAVPIVREAPRPGEQPKVIGVLTRHTNLSEARTPSRQQITFNECADDLFGMISFGDFPDLSAPTGPRRGAPRAADGLIRLDVDGMATFASPNALSAFNRLGFDDELEGESLVEVVTGILPEKRQFDESLPLVLTGRAPWRADVDARGVTISLRTVPLRDHGTRIGAIVLCRDVTEMRHQEQELITKDATIREIHHRVKNNLQTVASLLRIQARRTHSDEARDALTQAMRRVSAIAVVHDTLAQGLAQNVDFDEVFQRVLKLVAEVAAGVGTQAKTHTTGTFGTLPTEYATPLALALTELVTNAVEHGLAGKEGDVEISAERSDERLEVRVRDTGVGLPEGQVGQGLGTQIVRTLIQGELSGSIDWHTLNGEGTEVTIDIPLRYLERDVV from the coding sequence GTGTCGACGCTCACGGATCTCGTCTACGCCCAGGGTCTCTCCAATGAGGCCGACGTCGAATGGCTGCACCGCCTGGCCGGCGACGGGCAGCTGCTCGCCGACCTCGCGTCGGCCGATGTGGTGATGTGGGTGCCCACCGCCGATGCCGAGTTCACCGCGGTCGCCCACACCCGGCCCGGGGGAGCGGCGACACTCTTCTACCGCGACATCGTCGGCGAACGGGTGCGGCCGCAGTGGCGGGCACAGGTTCGCTCGGCATACGCCAGCGGGCAGATCGTCGACTCTGCCTCGCCGGACTGGTTCGAAGAGACCCCCACGCGCGTGCGTGCAGTGCCGATCGTGCGTGAGGCGCCCCGCCCCGGCGAGCAGCCCAAGGTCATCGGCGTGCTCACACGGCACACCAACCTCAGCGAGGCGCGCACGCCCTCGCGCCAGCAGATCACCTTCAACGAGTGCGCCGACGATCTGTTCGGCATGATCTCGTTCGGGGACTTTCCCGATCTGTCGGCACCCACCGGCCCGCGCCGTGGTGCGCCGCGCGCCGCCGATGGCCTGATAAGACTCGACGTCGACGGCATGGCCACCTTCGCCAGCCCGAACGCCCTGTCGGCGTTCAACCGTCTCGGGTTCGACGACGAGCTCGAAGGCGAATCGCTCGTCGAGGTGGTCACCGGCATCCTGCCCGAGAAACGTCAGTTCGATGAATCGCTGCCACTCGTGCTGACCGGCCGTGCTCCCTGGCGTGCCGACGTCGATGCACGGGGCGTGACGATCTCGCTGCGCACGGTGCCGCTGCGCGACCACGGCACGCGCATCGGGGCGATAGTGCTCTGCCGCGACGTGACCGAGATGCGCCACCAGGAGCAGGAACTGATCACGAAGGATGCAACCATCCGCGAGATCCACCACCGGGTGAAGAACAATCTTCAGACCGTGGCCTCGCTGCTGCGCATCCAGGCGCGTCGCACGCACTCCGATGAGGCACGCGATGCGCTCACCCAGGCGATGCGGCGGGTATCGGCGATCGCCGTGGTCCATGACACCCTCGCGCAGGGCCTGGCACAGAACGTGGACTTCGACGAGGTGTTCCAACGCGTGCTCAAGCTGGTCGCCGAAGTGGCGGCCGGGGTGGGCACGCAGGCCAAGACGCACACGACGGGCACGTTCGGCACGCTGCCCACCGAATACGCCACGCCGCTGGCGCTCGCGCTGACCGAGCTGGTGACCAATGCCGTCGAGCACGGCCTGGCCGGCAAAGAGGGCGATGTCGAGATCAGCGCGGAGCGCTCAGACGAACGCCTCGAGGTGCGGGTTCGCGACACCGGGGTCGGCCTGCCCGAGGGGCAGGTCGGTCAGGGCCTGGGCACGCAGATAGTGCGCACGCTCATTCAGGGCGAGCTCAGCGGTTCGATCGACTGGCACACCCTGAACGGTGAGGGCACCGAGGTGACCATCGACATTCCGCTGCGCTATCTCGAGCGCGACGTGGTGTGA
- a CDS encoding sigma-70 family RNA polymerase sigma factor encodes MIATLERLTVPQSTHVDLRAMDESQTAVDVSAQFEEQALPYMDQLYAAAMRMTRNPADAADLVQETFVKAFGSWKTFTQGTNLKAWLYRILTNTYINTYRKKQREPFQSPIDDLEDWQLGGAESTTSTTSRSAEAEAIDRMPASVVKDALQSIPEDFRMAVYLADVEGFAYQEIADIMKTPIGTVMSRLHRGRRLLRDLLADYAAERGITAPGSGK; translated from the coding sequence ATGATTGCCACTCTGGAACGTCTCACCGTGCCGCAGAGCACACACGTAGACTTGCGAGCGATGGATGAGTCGCAGACCGCAGTCGACGTGAGCGCCCAATTCGAAGAGCAGGCGCTTCCCTACATGGATCAGCTGTACGCGGCCGCGATGCGCATGACGCGCAACCCGGCCGATGCTGCCGACCTCGTGCAGGAGACGTTCGTGAAGGCGTTCGGCTCGTGGAAGACGTTCACGCAGGGCACCAACCTCAAGGCGTGGCTGTACCGGATTCTCACGAACACCTACATCAACACGTATCGCAAGAAGCAGCGCGAGCCGTTCCAGAGCCCGATCGACGATCTCGAGGACTGGCAGCTCGGCGGAGCGGAATCGACGACCTCGACGACGTCGCGCTCGGCGGAAGCCGAAGCGATCGACCGGATGCCGGCATCCGTCGTCAAAGACGCGCTGCAGTCGATCCCCGAAGACTTCCGCATGGCGGTCTACCTCGCCGATGTCGAGGGCTTCGCCTACCAGGAGATCGCCGACATCATGAAGACCCCGATCGGCACGGTCATGAGCCGCCTGCACCGTGGCAGGCGTTTGCTGCGTGACTTGCTCGCCGACTACGCCGCTGAGCGCGGCATCACTGCACCAGGGAGTGGGAAATGA
- a CDS encoding diacylglycerol kinase: MSVALLVNPAARGGASLAAAERVAERLRAHGMSTTLVSGGSAAESAQLLRLAIDSGAEAVLVAGGDGTVNIALQEVAGTGIPFGIVPAGTGNDFAVALGLHEMGLDAAADAVIAGRTRQVDLARLTRADGGTALFGTVLASGFDARVNDRANRMRWPRGGSRYTIALLLEFLTLHSLPFTLDLDLEDGTTVRLEEDLVLAAIGNGPSYGGGLRMCPDADLADGLLDVTTVDATGRWALLRVLPTIYSATHTALPIVSTYRARSVRIDAPGATGYADGDAMGVLPMRVDAVPAALRVFSPEGSERRAR; encoded by the coding sequence GTGAGCGTCGCGCTGCTGGTGAACCCCGCCGCGCGCGGGGGCGCGTCGCTTGCCGCCGCAGAGCGCGTGGCCGAGCGGCTGCGCGCGCACGGCATGTCCACGACGCTGGTCTCGGGCGGCTCGGCGGCCGAGTCGGCGCAGCTGCTGCGCCTGGCCATCGACTCCGGGGCCGAGGCGGTGCTGGTGGCCGGCGGCGACGGGACGGTCAACATCGCCCTTCAGGAGGTGGCCGGCACCGGCATCCCGTTCGGCATCGTTCCGGCCGGGACCGGCAACGACTTCGCTGTCGCTCTCGGGCTGCATGAGATGGGGTTGGATGCCGCAGCCGACGCCGTCATCGCCGGACGCACCCGGCAGGTCGACCTGGCGCGGCTGACCCGCGCCGACGGCGGCACGGCACTGTTCGGCACGGTGCTGGCCAGCGGCTTCGACGCCCGCGTCAACGATCGCGCGAACCGGATGCGCTGGCCCCGCGGCGGCTCGCGCTACACGATCGCGCTGCTGCTCGAATTCCTGACGCTGCACTCACTGCCGTTCACGCTCGACCTGGACCTCGAAGACGGCACCACGGTCCGACTCGAAGAAGACCTCGTGCTCGCGGCGATCGGCAACGGTCCGAGCTATGGCGGCGGCTTGCGCATGTGTCCCGACGCGGACCTCGCCGACGGACTGCTTGACGTGACGACGGTGGATGCCACGGGCCGATGGGCGCTGCTGCGCGTGCTGCCGACGATCTACTCGGCCACACACACGGCGTTGCCGATCGTATCGACCTACCGTGCGCGCAGCGTGCGCATCGACGCGCCCGGGGCGACCGGCTACGCCGACGGCGACGCGATGGGGGTGCTGCCGATGCGGGTGGACGCGGTACCGGCGGCCCTGCGCGTGTTCTCGCCGGAGGGGTCAGAGCGCCGCGCGCGCTGA
- a CDS encoding histidine kinase: MRTPPTARVAAIILGLQALGLVILVVWQVIALGEGESASLPSGIALIVLTLIGVVAVAAFAVAVVRGASWGRSGGIVVQLLILAVALGAATGGYAHPLIGLALAAVGVAGLVPLVLDVRRQAAERRAADDEARR; encoded by the coding sequence ATGCGCACACCTCCCACCGCCCGCGTGGCGGCGATCATCCTCGGCCTGCAGGCGCTGGGACTGGTCATCCTTGTCGTGTGGCAGGTCATCGCGCTCGGTGAGGGCGAGTCCGCGTCGCTGCCCAGCGGCATCGCGCTGATCGTGCTGACACTGATCGGCGTGGTGGCGGTTGCGGCCTTCGCCGTCGCTGTTGTGCGGGGCGCATCGTGGGGGCGCTCGGGCGGAATCGTCGTGCAGCTGCTCATTCTCGCCGTCGCGCTGGGGGCCGCCACCGGCGGCTACGCGCATCCGCTGATCGGTCTGGCCCTGGCCGCGGTCGGCGTCGCAGGGCTGGTGCCGCTGGTGCTCGATGTGCGGCGGCAGGCTGCCGAACGTCGCGCGGCCGACGACGAGGCCCGCCGGTAG